In bacterium, the following are encoded in one genomic region:
- a CDS encoding peroxiredoxin, with translation MLKKNAIISELTWRDSGGQEHTLAQYSRHKAVVFFFYPMDFTRVCTGQACYFRDVYGEIAAQGGVVFGVSLDDDATHEKFRTHHRLPYALIYDHDRALSKKFGTLWLWGLWRNKRVTYIIRPSDGKIMDVIHAERDAQVHADRVLAYLRTSSL, from the coding sequence ATGCTTAAAAAAAATGCTATTATTTCTGAATTAACTTGGCGGGATTCGGGCGGTCAGGAACATACGCTTGCGCAATATAGCCGGCACAAAGCTGTAGTTTTCTTCTTTTATCCGATGGATTTTACACGCGTTTGTACCGGGCAAGCGTGTTACTTTCGCGATGTATATGGCGAAATCGCGGCACAAGGCGGTGTGGTTTTTGGCGTCAGTTTGGATGACGACGCGACCCATGAAAAATTTCGCACACATCATCGGTTACCGTACGCACTCATTTACGACCATGATCGAGCATTGAGCAAAAAGTTTGGTACACTATGGTTGTGGGGACTCTGGCGCAATAAAAGAGTCACGTATATCATTCGTCCGTCGGATGGAAAAATTATGGACGTGATTCATGCCGAAAGGGATGCGCAAGTTCACGCGGATCGTGTACTCGCATATCTTCGTACGTCGTCGTTATGA